A stretch of the Actinotalea sp. JY-7876 genome encodes the following:
- a CDS encoding N-acetylmuramoyl-L-alanine amidase yields the protein MTLLRPAAVALVTAAVTVLASTVSPAPAGAVTTTTATTTAATTTTTATTTATPAARGVPTTEDPAAAGEDGTFTEVEVVVPPVDEDGEVALTPEVAAGQADPSVVVADEVVADRVEGEVLETETFQTLGVTWPAEEEVADLGLEVRTRAAGSWSEWVPLEPADDGPDPGSPDAANALRNGTDPLWVGDADAVQLSFRATPEGGPQDMALALIGSPEAASDDEGAMTVETAAWTPVEAAADVPAAGPVLTATQPRVISRAEWGARAQVCSPDTASQLVGVVVHHTAGSNAYSSVDQAKQQIRNDQRYHIESRGWCDIGYNFIVDKWGNIYEGRANSLTQPVIGVHAGGFNTGTVGISMLGDYSQVNPGAAVQESIAQLAAWRLRQYHRDPNGTMSFRTLGGENSKYPAGATVTLPVVFAHRDVGNTACPGNAGYATLPNIRTRAAQLAAPSLVNPSVPASVRQGSAVTLAARTLGDINWRLEARDARTGVLVHASIGYGQQAFGGVVATWDGNNSAGRPVGPGPYRLTLSGTGAGGAAIHPYSATVTVTGSQNPATVAPVPLTGDLRFVPVTPTRVLDTRPLAESLGPDSRRDVVVAGVGGVPADAKAVAVNITAVNSSTITHLRAWPAGQSRPGASVLNADAARSASASGVTLGVGGEGKISLYNSAGSTHVLVDVTGYYTTSGGSGYAQLGTAARVLDTRTTGGRMSDGQRRSVTVAGQGGIPADATAVVMNVTSVVSGGNGYVSVVPAGAAAGQTSSVNHLPGTDVANRTTVPLNGGKVDVLLAGAPANVVLDVVGWFGPGATGRFTPIAPVRAFDTRAGGGPIGAGQSRTFPMSSVAGLPATARAAAITLTTTQQTSPVTYLTVWPAGAGRPPTSDLNTGRGRDQANNAVVGLSPAGVQVYNNLGQTHVLADVYGFYR from the coding sequence ATGACTCTCCTCCGCCCAGCCGCCGTCGCCCTCGTGACCGCAGCCGTGACGGTCCTCGCCTCGACGGTGTCCCCGGCGCCCGCGGGTGCCGTCACGACCACCACCGCGACGACCACCGCCGCGACGACCACCACCACCGCGACGACCACGGCGACCCCGGCCGCGCGCGGCGTGCCCACGACCGAGGACCCCGCCGCCGCCGGCGAGGACGGCACCTTCACCGAGGTCGAGGTCGTGGTGCCCCCCGTGGACGAGGACGGCGAGGTGGCCCTGACGCCCGAGGTCGCCGCGGGTCAGGCCGACCCGTCCGTCGTGGTGGCGGACGAGGTCGTGGCCGACCGCGTCGAGGGCGAGGTGCTCGAGACGGAGACGTTCCAGACGCTCGGCGTCACGTGGCCGGCGGAGGAGGAGGTCGCCGACCTCGGTCTCGAGGTGCGGACCCGCGCCGCCGGCAGCTGGAGCGAGTGGGTGCCCCTCGAGCCGGCCGACGACGGCCCCGACCCCGGCTCGCCCGACGCCGCGAACGCGCTCCGCAACGGCACCGACCCGCTCTGGGTCGGCGACGCGGACGCCGTGCAGCTGTCGTTCCGGGCGACGCCCGAGGGCGGTCCGCAGGACATGGCGCTCGCGCTGATCGGCTCGCCCGAGGCGGCGTCCGACGACGAGGGTGCCATGACCGTCGAGACCGCGGCCTGGACGCCGGTCGAGGCCGCCGCGGACGTCCCCGCCGCGGGCCCGGTGCTCACCGCCACCCAGCCGCGCGTGATCAGCCGTGCCGAGTGGGGCGCGCGCGCCCAGGTCTGCAGCCCGGACACCGCGTCACAGCTCGTCGGCGTCGTCGTCCACCACACGGCGGGCTCGAACGCGTACTCCTCGGTCGACCAGGCCAAGCAGCAGATCCGCAACGACCAGCGCTACCACATCGAGTCCCGCGGCTGGTGCGACATCGGCTACAACTTCATCGTCGACAAGTGGGGAAACATCTACGAGGGACGGGCGAACAGCCTGACCCAGCCGGTCATCGGCGTGCACGCCGGCGGGTTCAACACCGGCACCGTGGGCATCTCGATGCTCGGCGACTACAGCCAGGTCAACCCGGGCGCGGCGGTCCAGGAGAGCATCGCGCAGCTCGCCGCGTGGCGCCTGCGCCAGTACCACCGCGACCCCAACGGCACGATGAGCTTCCGCACGCTCGGCGGGGAGAACTCGAAGTACCCCGCCGGGGCGACGGTCACCCTCCCGGTCGTCTTCGCGCACCGGGACGTCGGCAACACGGCGTGCCCCGGCAACGCGGGCTACGCGACGCTGCCGAACATCCGGACCCGTGCGGCGCAGCTCGCCGCCCCGTCGCTGGTCAACCCGTCGGTGCCCGCGTCGGTCCGGCAGGGTTCGGCCGTCACCCTCGCCGCACGCACCCTCGGCGACATCAACTGGCGGCTGGAGGCCAGGGACGCCCGGACCGGCGTGCTGGTCCACGCCTCCATCGGCTACGGGCAGCAGGCGTTCGGCGGCGTCGTCGCCACGTGGGACGGCAACAACAGCGCCGGGCGTCCGGTCGGGCCCGGGCCCTACCGCCTCACGCTCAGCGGCACGGGCGCCGGTGGTGCGGCGATCCACCCCTACTCGGCGACCGTGACCGTCACGGGCAGCCAGAACCCCGCCACCGTCGCGCCGGTGCCCCTGACGGGCGACCTGCGCTTCGTCCCCGTGACCCCGACCCGCGTCCTGGACACCCGACCGCTCGCCGAGTCGCTCGGCCCGGACTCGCGACGCGACGTCGTCGTGGCCGGCGTGGGCGGGGTCCCCGCCGACGCGAAGGCGGTCGCCGTGAACATCACGGCGGTGAACTCGTCGACCATCACCCACCTGCGCGCCTGGCCGGCGGGGCAGAGCCGCCCCGGTGCCTCGGTCCTCAACGCCGACGCCGCCCGCTCGGCGTCCGCGTCGGGTGTGACGCTCGGCGTCGGGGGGGAGGGCAAGATCAGCCTCTACAACAGCGCCGGGTCCACCCACGTGCTCGTCGACGTGACCGGCTACTACACGACGAGCGGTGGCAGCGGCTACGCCCAGCTCGGGACGGCGGCGCGGGTGCTGGACACGCGCACCACCGGTGGGCGGATGAGCGACGGGCAGCGCCGCAGCGTCACCGTCGCGGGGCAGGGCGGCATCCCGGCCGACGCGACGGCCGTGGTGATGAACGTGACGTCGGTGGTGTCGGGCGGCAACGGCTACGTCAGCGTCGTCCCGGCCGGTGCGGCCGCGGGCCAGACGTCCAGCGTCAACCACCTGCCCGGCACCGACGTCGCGAACCGGACGACCGTGCCGCTGAACGGCGGCAAGGTCGACGTGCTGCTGGCGGGTGCCCCGGCGAACGTGGTCCTGGACGTCGTCGGCTGGTTCGGTCCGGGCGCGACGGGTCGGTTCACGCCGATCGCGCCGGTGCGGGCGTTCGACACCCGCGCGGGCGGCGGTCCCATCGGTGCGGGGCAGTCCCGGACGTTCCCGATGTCGTCGGTCGCGGGCTTGCCCGCGACGGCGCGGGCCGCCGCGATCACCCTGACGACCACCCAGCAGACGTCC